One part of the Lotus japonicus ecotype B-129 chromosome 2, LjGifu_v1.2 genome encodes these proteins:
- the LOC130737632 gene encoding cationic amino acid transporter 1-like, whose translation MEANGNSNLAAEDVVPSPIKLKSFENLSSYGRALLHTPFRLVDRVLARSMDEVELVEVKKRSQHEMKKTLTWWDLMWFGLGSVIGSGIFVLTGLEVKGTVGPAVVISYVISGISAMLSVFCYTEFAVEIPVAGGSFAYIRVELGEFFAFIASGNILLEYVIGGAAVARSWTSYFATLCNQESDKFLIQTHGLAKNYNQLDPIAVVVLAVICVFAISSTKGSSRFNYIASIIHVLVLLFIIVAGLTKAKAENYSDFAPFGARGIFQSAAVLFFAYIGFDAVSTMAEETKNPGRDIPIGLIASMTLTTFLYCMLAVTLCLMQKYTQVDESAAFSVAFEAVGMSWAKYIVAFGALKGMTSVLLVGAVGQARYLTHIARTHLLPSWFARVNERTGTPINATIVMTFATAIVAFFTSLDVLANLLSISTLFLFSLVALALLVRRYCARGVTTRFNIGKFICCIVLIIGSSIGSAIYWSKTTNWIGFAILVPLWFLGTIGIWILVPLAKKPKIWGVPLVPFLPSASIGINIFLLGTLDKDSFRRFGLWTAFLVVYYLLVGLHASYDVANTQNEKGKLDINTETNLDEENGVSLVMGSSPKNENHM comes from the exons ATGGAAGCAAATGGAaattccaacttagcagcagaAGATGTTGTCCCTTCACCAATAAAGTTGAAGTCATTTGAGAACTTATCCAGCTATGGAAGAGCACTCTTGCACACCCCATTTAGACTTGTGGATCGGGTCTTGGCCCGATCCATGGATGAAGTGGAGTTGGTGGAGGTGAAGAAACGAAGTCAGCATGAGATGAAGAAAACACTCACATGGTGGGATTTGATGTGGTTTGGTTTGGGCAGTGTCATTGGTTCTGGCATTTTTGTCCTCACAGGGCTTGAGGTGAAGGGAACTGTGGGACCTGCCGTGGTGATATCCTATGTTATCTCAGGCATCTCTGCCATGCTTTCTGTCTTTTGCTACACTGAGTTTGCTGTGGAAATCCCTGTGGCTG GTGGTTCCTTTGCTTATATCAGAGTGGAGCTTGGTGAATTTTTCGCCTTCATAGCTTCAGGAAATATTCTCCTCGAGTATGTAATCGGCGGCGCTGCAGTGGCACGCTCATGGACATCCTACTTTGCCACCCTATGCAACCAAGAGTCCGACAAGTTTCTCATCCAAACCCATGGCCTTGCAAAAAACTACAACCAGCTTGACCCCATTGCTGTTGTAGTTCTAGCTGTTATTTGTGTCTTTGCTATTTCAAGCACAAAGGGCTCCTCACGTTTCAACTACATTGCTTCAATTATTCATGTTCTTGTCCTCTTATTCATCATAGTTGCTGGGTTAACCAAAGCCAAAGCAGAGAACTACTCCGACTTTGCCCCTTTTGGTGCAAGAGGAATCTTCCAATCTGCTGCAGTTTTGTTCTTTGCTTACATTGGATTTGATGCAGTTTCAACAATGGCAGAAGAAACAAAGAACCCTGGAAGAGACATACCTATTGGTCTTATTGCCTCAATGACTTTGACAACATTTTTATACTGCATGTTAGCTGTGACACTCTGTTTGATGCAGAAATACACTCAG GTTGATGAGAGTGCAGCTTTCTCAGTAGCATTTGAAGCTGTTGGGATGAGTTGGGCTAAGTACATTGTTGCAtttggagcactaaaaggaatGACTAGTGTTCTCCTTGTTGGAGCAGTGGGTCAAGCAAGGTACCTCACACACATTGCAAGAACCCACTTGTTGCCCTCCTGGTTTGCAAGAGTGAATGAAAGAACTGGAACACCCATCAATGCCACAATTGTAATGACTTTTGCCACTGCTATTGTTGCATTTTTCACTAGCCTTGATGTTCTTGCCAATCTTCTTTCGATTTCTACTCTATTCTTGTTTTCCCTTGTGGCCTTGGCTCTCTTGGTTCGCCGCTATTGTGCCAGAGGAGTGACTACAAGGTTTAACATTGGGAAATTCATTTGCTGCATTGTTCTCATCATAGGCTCTTCAATTGGCTCTGCAATTTACTGGTCCAAAACCACAAACTGGATtggttttgctattttagtacCTCTTTGGTTTTTGGGAACAATTGGGATTTGGATTTTGGTTCCACTTGCAAAGAAGCCAAAGATTTGGGGTGTTCCACTGGTTCCATtcttgccatcagcatcaaTTGGCATCAACATTTTCCTTCTTGGAACATTGGATAAGGATTCATTTAGAAGATTTGGATTGTGGACTGCATTTTTGGTGGTGTATTACCTACTTGTAGGATTACATGCATCTTATGACGTAGCAAATACACAAAATGAAAAGGGGAAACTAGATATCAATACTGAGACAAATTTGGATGAAGAAAATGGTGTTTCATTGGTGATGGGATCTAGtccaaaaaatgaaaatcatatgTAG